A window of Lentibacillus sp. Marseille-P4043 contains these coding sequences:
- a CDS encoding putative holin-like toxin: MSVFETLVLMIAFATLVVTITDQKK, from the coding sequence ATGTCTGTTTTTGAGACACTGGTTCTAATGATCGCTTTCGCAACACTCGTTGTAACGATTACAGACCAGAAAAAATAG
- a CDS encoding small multi-drug export protein, which produces MENVLLQCVFIFFVSMVPFLEVFLTVPTAIIVFNFPPLVALILAILGNAISVLLFVFFGAEINKLFATISNKLRKRDKTHIGINPRIKRTFDRFGATGVCFLSSILFSSQVGAGAITTLGASRSQVFIWTILGVSTLAIVMATLSVVAEGLVSSLMNL; this is translated from the coding sequence ATGGAAAATGTTTTACTACAGTGCGTTTTTATATTTTTTGTAAGTATGGTTCCTTTCCTTGAAGTATTTTTAACAGTTCCAACAGCAATCATCGTTTTTAACTTTCCGCCTCTTGTAGCATTAATCCTAGCCATTCTCGGGAATGCAATTAGTGTCCTTCTGTTTGTGTTTTTTGGAGCTGAAATTAACAAACTTTTTGCCACAATATCTAATAAACTTCGAAAGAGGGATAAAACGCATATAGGAATTAATCCTCGAATAAAAAGAACCTTCGATCGTTTTGGAGCAACCGGAGTATGTTTTTTATCATCTATTTTGTTTAGTAGTCAGGTTGGTGCTGGTGCAATAACTACTCTTGGGGCCTCAAGAAGTCAAGTGTTTATTTGGACGATTCTAGGAGTTAGTACACTGGCTATAGTAATGGCAACATTATCTGTTGTGGCGGAAGGATTAGTTTCATCATTAATGAATCTATAG
- a CDS encoding TetR/AcrR family transcriptional regulator: protein MPKKIDHAERRDQIVEAMFRIIHHLGFEKATSREIAKEAGLSLGSVQYFFPKQKDIYMFAINVIYQRFEERMQKVVQVNQGGIENAVRMIKQIVQANTEEERMENDIWMKFSIMATMNPEYHVTKNRSREVNLNFAKDVLRMLYKNGYIKNSISIEDNANSLIIFIHGLVFESVIYASLYNDQVIEKEIREYLRRICNYN from the coding sequence ATGCCTAAAAAAATAGATCATGCTGAAAGAAGAGATCAAATTGTAGAAGCAATGTTTCGTATTATTCATCATTTGGGTTTTGAAAAGGCGACATCTCGCGAAATTGCCAAAGAAGCTGGATTATCTTTAGGTTCTGTTCAATACTTTTTTCCAAAACAAAAAGACATATATATGTTTGCAATCAACGTTATCTATCAAAGATTTGAGGAGAGAATGCAAAAGGTCGTACAGGTGAATCAGGGTGGGATTGAAAACGCAGTCCGTATGATAAAACAAATTGTTCAAGCTAATACAGAAGAAGAAAGAATGGAAAATGATATATGGATGAAATTTTCCATAATGGCAACGATGAACCCAGAATATCACGTGACAAAGAATAGATCTCGAGAAGTAAACCTTAATTTTGCAAAGGATGTATTAAGGATGCTTTATAAAAATGGGTATATTAAAAATTCCATAAGTATTGAAGACAACGCAAATTCGTTAATTATATTCATCCACGGCTTAGTATTCGAATCTGTCATTTATGCTAGTTTATACAACGATCAAGTTATAGAAAAAGAAATCAGAGAATATTTACGAAGGATCTGTAACTACAATTAA
- the yedF gene encoding sulfurtransferase-like selenium metabolism protein YedF: MSVDYTLDLRGESCPYPVIYTLEALEGMEKGKLLKVITDCPSSFRNIPEDVPNHGYQFAQEPVKNGPEYLFYIIA; this comes from the coding sequence ATGTCGGTTGATTATACATTGGATTTACGAGGGGAGTCATGCCCATACCCAGTAATTTATACTCTGGAAGCTTTGGAAGGGATGGAAAAAGGAAAACTTTTAAAGGTAATCACAGATTGCCCTTCCTCTTTCCGTAATATACCGGAAGATGTGCCAAACCATGGCTATCAATTTGCCCAAGAACCCGTTAAAAACGGTCCGGAGTATTTGTTTTATATTATTGCCTAG
- the yedE gene encoding selenium metabolism membrane protein YedE/FdhT — MVKKLLTSYWNPYVALIIAGILSAIYFGITESVWAVTGEFTRLGGHILQFFGVDISGWAYFNMIHMEGGTFDRTGGWIVWGMFIGTLMMVLFSNNFRIRIPKQKRRIVQGLVGGIIAGFGARLALGCNLAAFFTGVPQFSIHSWIFIVATGVGTYLGTKIVKTRWWKGKPVLTKGNAEPSAIKSKKVQPYVGGIVTLAYAALIIYLFITGKTMLGVAALFGAFFGILIERGQICFTSAFRDLWMLGRGTMAKAIIAGMAISSVITIIVIGVYGLEPITQIAAISTFIGGALFGLGIVLASSCETGMMYRLMEGQILYLTVFIGNIAGATLLAYAWDHLGIYHLLVESGDKVNLVASIGPVGAIIATLVMLAICFGITHYWQKHYQSRIEFKKGVQKHVG, encoded by the coding sequence ATGGTTAAGAAATTATTAACAAGCTATTGGAATCCCTACGTAGCTCTTATCATTGCGGGGATTTTGAGTGCAATATATTTTGGTATTACCGAAAGTGTTTGGGCTGTAACAGGCGAATTTACTCGTCTGGGTGGACATATATTGCAATTTTTCGGCGTTGATATTTCCGGTTGGGCTTATTTTAACATGATTCATATGGAAGGAGGTACATTTGATCGAACTGGTGGCTGGATTGTGTGGGGAATGTTTATTGGCACCTTAATGATGGTTTTATTCAGCAATAATTTTAGAATACGAATTCCCAAGCAAAAACGGCGGATTGTGCAAGGATTAGTCGGTGGTATTATTGCGGGATTTGGTGCACGATTAGCCTTAGGATGTAACCTTGCAGCATTCTTTACAGGTGTACCACAGTTTTCTATTCATTCCTGGATTTTTATCGTTGCTACTGGTGTTGGTACTTATCTTGGAACGAAAATCGTAAAAACGCGTTGGTGGAAAGGAAAACCAGTGCTGACAAAGGGAAATGCAGAACCATCCGCTATAAAGTCAAAAAAAGTGCAACCTTATGTTGGTGGCATCGTAACTCTAGCATACGCCGCACTCATTATCTACCTTTTTATTACTGGTAAAACAATGCTAGGTGTTGCTGCATTATTTGGTGCATTTTTTGGTATTTTAATCGAACGGGGGCAGATCTGCTTTACGTCCGCATTCCGTGACTTGTGGATGCTTGGTCGGGGAACAATGGCAAAGGCAATCATTGCTGGGATGGCCATCAGTTCGGTGATTACAATTATTGTTATCGGTGTTTATGGGTTAGAACCAATCACACAAATAGCAGCAATAAGTACGTTTATCGGTGGTGCCCTCTTCGGTCTTGGCATTGTCTTAGCAAGTAGCTGTGAAACAGGAATGATGTACCGGCTCATGGAAGGACAAATCCTTTACCTCACCGTATTCATTGGGAACATAGCCGGTGCGACTTTGCTTGCCTATGCTTGGGATCATCTTGGTATTTATCATCTACTTGTTGAAAGTGGAGATAAGGTTAACTTAGTTGCTTCAATTGGCCCTGTTGGTGCGATTATCGCAACGCTTGTGATGCTGGCAATTTGTTTTGGTATTACACATTACTGGCAAAAACATTATCAGTCAAGAATTGAATTCAAGAAAGGAGTGCAGAAACATGTCGGTTGA
- a CDS encoding PrkA family serine protein kinase, with the protein MSILDKVKHHREEERQLVWEGTFAEYLEIVKERPEVAQTAHSRVYNMIKSSGLTEKDGKKMYQFFGEEIFGLEDAIEKLVEEYFHPAAKRLDVRKRILLLMGPVSGGKSTIVTMLKRGLEAYSRTDEGAVYAIKGCPMHEDPLHLIPNHLREDFYEEYGIRVEGSLSPLNTMRLEKEYDGRVEDVKVERIFFSEDKRVGVGTFSPSDPKSQDIADLTGSIDFSTIAEYGSESDPRAYRFDGELNKANRGMMEFQEMLKCDEKFLWHLLSLTQEGNFKAGRFALISADELIVAHTNEAEYRSFISNKKNEALHSRIIVMPIPYNLRVTQEERIYDKMIRESDMAHVHIAPHALRVAAIFSILTRLEDSKKQGVDHVKKMRLYDGESVEGFNQLDVEELRKEFPEEGMNGIDPRYVINRISSTIIRKEVPSINALDVLRSLKDGLDQHPSISDEDRENYMNYIAVARREYDEIAKKEVQKAFVYSYEESAKTLMDNYLDNVEAYCNKNKLRDPLTGEEMNPDEKLMRSIEEQIGISENAKKAFREEILIRISAYARKGKRFEYNSHERLREAIQKKLFADLKDVVKITTTSKTPDESQLKKINEVITRLIDEYGYNSISANELLRYVGSLLNR; encoded by the coding sequence ATGAGTATACTGGACAAAGTGAAGCATCACCGGGAAGAGGAAAGGCAACTAGTGTGGGAAGGTACATTTGCGGAGTATTTGGAAATTGTGAAGGAACGACCAGAAGTTGCCCAAACAGCACATTCTCGCGTTTATAATATGATCAAAAGTTCTGGATTAACCGAAAAAGATGGTAAAAAAATGTATCAATTTTTTGGCGAAGAGATATTTGGGCTTGAAGATGCGATTGAAAAGCTTGTCGAGGAATACTTTCATCCGGCAGCAAAACGACTTGATGTTAGGAAGCGTATTTTACTATTAATGGGTCCGGTTAGCGGTGGGAAATCAACAATTGTAACAATGCTAAAGCGAGGGCTTGAGGCTTATTCAAGAACGGATGAAGGAGCAGTTTATGCGATTAAAGGCTGTCCGATGCACGAGGATCCGCTTCATCTAATTCCAAACCATTTGCGGGAGGACTTTTATGAAGAATACGGTATTCGGGTTGAAGGAAGCTTGTCACCTCTGAATACGATGCGATTAGAAAAGGAATATGATGGGCGAGTTGAAGATGTGAAGGTAGAGCGGATTTTCTTCTCGGAAGACAAACGTGTTGGTGTTGGAACATTTAGTCCGTCTGATCCAAAGTCACAGGATATTGCTGATTTAACAGGTAGCATTGATTTTTCAACGATTGCTGAATATGGTTCGGAATCAGATCCTCGGGCATACCGTTTTGATGGGGAATTGAACAAAGCGAACCGAGGAATGATGGAGTTCCAGGAGATGCTCAAGTGTGATGAAAAGTTTCTTTGGCACCTTTTATCACTCACGCAGGAGGGTAATTTTAAAGCGGGCAGGTTTGCTTTAATAAGTGCCGATGAACTCATTGTGGCACACACGAACGAAGCAGAGTACCGTTCCTTTATTTCCAATAAAAAGAATGAGGCATTGCATTCAAGAATTATCGTGATGCCGATTCCTTACAATTTACGTGTGACTCAAGAAGAGCGTATTTACGATAAAATGATAAGGGAAAGTGATATGGCACATGTCCACATTGCGCCACATGCACTACGGGTTGCTGCGATTTTTTCCATTTTGACAAGGCTTGAGGATTCTAAAAAGCAAGGTGTTGACCATGTTAAGAAGATGCGCCTTTATGATGGCGAAAGTGTTGAGGGGTTCAACCAACTTGATGTGGAGGAATTAAGAAAAGAGTTTCCTGAAGAAGGGATGAACGGGATTGATCCACGTTATGTGATTAATCGAATTTCATCGACGATTATTCGTAAAGAAGTTCCATCGATTAATGCCCTTGATGTTCTGCGATCGCTAAAAGACGGCCTTGATCAGCATCCTTCAATTTCAGATGAAGACCGGGAAAACTATATGAACTATATTGCCGTTGCTAGACGTGAATACGATGAAATTGCTAAGAAGGAAGTTCAGAAAGCATTTGTCTATTCGTATGAGGAGTCGGCGAAAACGTTAATGGATAACTACCTAGATAATGTCGAGGCGTATTGTAACAAGAATAAGCTAAGGGATCCGTTGACAGGAGAAGAAATGAATCCGGATGAAAAATTAATGCGCTCGATTGAGGAACAAATCGGTATTTCTGAAAATGCGAAAAAGGCCTTTCGCGAGGAAATTCTTATTCGTATTTCCGCCTATGCAAGAAAGGGGAAACGTTTTGAATATAACTCGCATGAGCGGTTGCGCGAGGCAATTCAAAAGAAATTATTTGCCGACTTAAAAGATGTTGTCAAAATTACAACGACATCAAAAACGCCTGACGAGTCACAACTTAAAAAGATCAATGAAGTGATTACTAGATTGATTGATGAATATGGCTATAATTCTATTTCAGCTAACGAACTTTTACGGTATGTTGGAAGCTTGTTGAATCGATAA
- the yhbH gene encoding sporulation protein YhbH, with protein MYNIQTTGGDSVKEEKENFVVSQENWSLHRKGYQDQQRHMDKVKEAIKNNLPDLITEENIIMSNGRDVIKIPIRSLDEYKIRYNYNKSKHVGQGDGDSQVGDVVARDPNSKDKGKGAGQGKQAGDKPGSDYYEADVSIAEIEAALFKELELPNLEQKEQAEITTEKIEFNDVRKKGLMGNIDKKRTILTALKRNATEGKPGITPIYNDDLRFKTWNEVIKPDSKAVVLAMMDTSASMGTFAKYMARSFFFWMTKFLRSKYETVEIDFIAHHTEAKVVSEEDFFSKGESGGTICSSAYYKALELIDQKYDPQRFNIYPFHFSDGENITSDNPKCIELINQIMDVSNMFGYGEVNEYNRRSTLMNAYQTIDNPKFRHYILKEKSDVYHAMKSFFQKEVATV; from the coding sequence ATGTATAATATTCAAACAACAGGAGGGGATAGTGTGAAGGAAGAAAAGGAAAACTTTGTCGTCTCCCAGGAAAATTGGTCCCTCCATCGTAAGGGTTATCAGGATCAGCAACGTCATATGGATAAAGTAAAGGAAGCTATTAAGAATAATTTACCAGATTTAATAACCGAAGAAAACATCATTATGTCCAATGGGCGTGATGTGATCAAGATTCCCATCCGTTCATTAGACGAGTACAAAATCCGCTATAATTACAATAAATCAAAACATGTGGGTCAAGGAGATGGTGATAGTCAAGTCGGTGATGTCGTTGCCCGTGATCCAAACAGTAAGGATAAAGGAAAGGGTGCTGGTCAAGGGAAGCAAGCAGGAGACAAACCTGGAAGTGACTATTATGAAGCAGATGTGTCCATCGCTGAAATAGAAGCGGCCCTGTTTAAGGAACTCGAACTCCCCAACTTAGAACAAAAGGAACAAGCCGAAATTACCACGGAAAAAATAGAATTTAATGATGTCCGCAAAAAAGGATTAATGGGAAATATTGATAAAAAGCGAACCATTTTAACCGCCCTCAAACGAAATGCAACAGAAGGAAAGCCTGGTATCACTCCTATTTATAATGATGATCTCCGTTTTAAAACCTGGAATGAAGTAATTAAACCCGATTCAAAAGCGGTTGTGCTGGCGATGATGGATACAAGTGCATCCATGGGGACATTTGCCAAATACATGGCGAGGAGTTTCTTTTTCTGGATGACCAAATTTTTACGGTCGAAATATGAAACCGTTGAAATTGATTTTATTGCGCATCATACAGAAGCAAAAGTTGTATCAGAAGAAGACTTTTTTTCAAAAGGGGAAAGTGGTGGTACGATTTGTTCATCAGCTTACTACAAAGCATTAGAGCTGATTGATCAAAAATACGATCCGCAACGTTTTAATATTTATCCTTTTCACTTTTCAGATGGAGAAAATATAACATCGGATAACCCGAAATGTATTGAACTTATTAATCAGATTATGGACGTTTCAAATATGTTTGGTTATGGTGAAGTGAATGAATACAATAGACGTTCAACACTTATGAATGCATATCAAACAATTGACAATCCGAAATTCCGGCACTACATCTTGAAAGAGAAAAGTGACGTTTATCATGCGATGAAGAGCTTCTTTCAGAAAGAGGTTGCTACCGTATAA